TACGTGTGTCAGGGACACGGGCTCCACGGGATGCGCTCAACGGCGAGCGAGTCACCGCAGCCCGATGCGGAAGTACGCGGTACGGGGAGGCGTGATGAGCGAGTCGATACGCAACGGCGGGCCGGGTGACGGGCCGCCCGGCGAGCCGTCCGGGGGGCCGGACGCGCTGCCGGATCTGCTGGGGCTCGATCTGGAGGCGCTGCGGACACTGGACCACCCGGTCCTCTCCGAGGTGGTCGCGGATCTGCGCGGCCGGGCCGAGCAGCCGCGGGAAATGCTGTGGGGATTCAACAGCGCCTTCTGAGGCCGGACGCCTCGCCACCCCGCAGGACGGTGCCTCAACAGGGGCCCGGACCGCAGGATTTCGGTCCAGGGCCCTGTTGAACAGGACAACATGGACCGGTACGGGTTTGCCCGCACGGCAGGCCAGGGATACTCGCCTCGGGCCGGCAACGGGGGCCGTCCCGGCGGCTGTGCAGCACGGGGGTGCCGGAGTGTCTCGACGGACGACGCCGCACACGCCCCGACGCCCGGACACCGGCACGACCGGTCGGCGCCCCGGCACCGGCTCCTTCGGCCAACGCCCCTTCCCCTTCGGGCAGTTCATCGTCAAGGTGCACGGCCGGTGCAATCTCGCCTGCCGCTACTGCTACCTCTACGAAGGCCCCGACCGGACCTGGCGCGACCGCCCGGCCGCCGCCGCACCCGCCGTCCTGGACCGCGCGGCCGACCGCATCGCCGAACACGCCGCGGCCCACGGACTGCGCGACACCGCCCTCGTCCTGCACGGCGGCGAACCCCTCCTCGCGGGCGCCGACCGGCTGGCCGCCCTCGCCGGCCGGGTGCGCGCCCTGGTGCCCGCGGACTGCACCGTCCACGCCACCGTGCAGACCAACGCGACCCTCCTCACCGACGCCCGCATCGCCACCCTCGCCCGGCACGGGATACGCATCGGCATCAGCCTCGACGGCGGTCTGGCCACCCACAACACCCTTCGCACCGACCACGCCGGACGCCCCTCCTGGCCCGCCGCCTCGCGCGGCGCCCGGCTCCTCGCCGAGCGGCACCCCGAGGCGTACGCGGGCATCCTCACCGTCGTCGACCCGCGGACCGACCCGGTCGAGATGTACGAGTCGCTGCTCGCCCTGCGCCCGCCCGGCCTGGACCTGCTCCTGCCGCACGGCAACTGGACGAACCTCCCGCCCGGCCTGCCCGGCGCGGGGACCGCCCCCATGGGACCGGGAACGGGCCGCCCGACCCCGTACGGCGACTGGCTCACCGCCGTCTTCGACCGCTGGTGGCGGGCCGGCCGGCGCGAGACCCGGATCCGGCTCTTCGAGGAGTGCCTCGCCCTGCTGCTCGGCCTGCCCGCCGCCACCGAATCCCTCGGCCTCGACCCCGTCAATGCCATCGTGGTCGAGACCGACGGGTCGATCGAGCAGGTGGACTCCCTCAAGTCCGCCTACGACACCGCCGCCGCTACCGGCCTCGACATCTTCCGCCACAGCTTCGACGACGCCCTGCGCCACCCCGGCGTCGCCGCCCGTCAGGCGGGCGCCGACGCGCTCGCCGCCGCGTGCCGCGCCTGCCCGCTGCTGACCGTCTGCGGCGGCGGCCACTACGCACACCGCTACCGCGCAGACAACGGCTTCACCAACCCGTCCGTCTACTGCGCCGATCTCGAACGGCTGGTACGCCACATCGCGGGCCGGCTGTCCGACGCAACCGCAGGAGCACACCGATGAGCCCCCCACTGCCGGACCACATGCTGCGACAACTCGGCCGCACCGAGGGCGACGCCGACACCCTCGGCATCCTCGTACGCGACCAGGACACCCGTCGCCTCCTCCTTCTGCGCGCCCTGCTCGACGCAGCCGGTGCGGCCCCCGCGACCGTCGTCCCGCCCCGGGCGCTCGACCGGCTGCGCCAGGACTGGGCGCTGCTGGAGACCGCCGAATGTGCCGACCGGGCCGCCGTGCGCACCGTCCTGCTCCACCCCCTCACGGGCCCCTGGGCCCAGCGCTGCCTGCGCGGCCTCTCCGGCACCGCCCCCGGCCCCGAACTCCCCGTCGACCTGGACCACTTGAGCGTTCTCGCCGCAGCCGCCGCGATCCGTGCGGGAGTCGCCGTCACGACCCGGCTCACCGCCCACGACGGACTCCTGTCGCTGCCCACCCTGGGAGCCCTGCGCACTGCCTCGGGCCCGGTCGGCATCTCCTTCGCCGAAGGGGAATTGACGGTGCGTGAGGCAGGCGGCCGGCCACCCCTCACCGTGCGTGCGCAGCAGGACGGAACGGCCTGCTCGGCCGACCCGCGCTGGCTGCCCGTGCTCGCCCTGTCCGCCGTACTGCCCGGCACCGGACCCATCCCCCTGGACGACGTCGACCCCTACCGCACGGAAGGCCCCGGGATCCGGCGCCAGGGACTGAGCGCCGCCACCCACATCGACGACCACGAACGCAAGGCCTGGGCCGATTCCTGGTCCGGCATCGAGCCCCTGCTCCGGATCGGCGGCGAGCACCGCCTCACCGAAGCGGCCGTCCTGCTGCGCTGCCTGGTACCGCTCGGCCCGCCCCCGGGCTCCGGGCCCATCGGCGAGGGCGCCGCACACTGCAGCGGCACCAGGCGCGAGGCCTTCGGCGCCGTCCTCAGCAGCAAACCGCCCACCTCCGCCTACTTCGCCTCGACCCTCGTCCACGAACTCCAGCACACCAAACTGGCCGCGCTCAGCACCCTCGTACGCCTGCACCACCACGACGCGACACCGCGTCACTTCGCCCCCTGGCGCACCGACCCCAGGCCCTTCGACGGCCTCCTCCAGGGCGCCTACGCGCACATCGCGCTGGCCGACTACTGGCAGCGGTTCGCCCTCGGCGCGCGACGCGTCACCCACCGCGACCTCGCCTGGGCCGAGCACGCCCGCTGCCGCGAACAGGTCGGGGCCGTCCTGCCCGTGCTCGCCGGATCGGCGGCACTGACCCGCGAAGGCCGGGTGCTGGTCGACGAGATGATCACGCTCTACCACCGTCTGGACGATTGTCCGCCCCCCACGGGTCATCTCGCGCGCGCGGAGGCGTACGTGGCCACCGCCAAGGTGATATGGCAGCAGAGGAACGGCTCGCGAAGGCAGTGAGCCACCCCGTCGAACCGATCGGAGCCGACCATGCTCCGGTGTATGTTGACAAAGCCCGTATCGAGGCAGGGAGATGGTTGAATGCCCGGAACGCGTAGGCAAGTTGGAGCAACCGGGGTGCAGACCGTCACCATCAGTTTCGCCGGTTTCAACCGCGCCTGGGCGGCGTGGATCGCGGACCGCCTGGAGCGCCGCGGAGTGACGGTCGTCGTGCAGCGCTGGGACCCCCCGGTGGAGGTGCCGCTGGAGGAGTCGCTGCGGGATCTGACCCTGTCGCGCGGCCGCGTCCTGGTGATCCTCAGCGACTGGTACTTCCAGCTCGGCCCCCGCAGCCACGACGAGTGGAACAGGGCCCTGCGCGAGGTCGTCGCCGCCGACCCCGACCGCTTCGCCGCCGTCAGCGTCACCACCTCCGCGCTGCCCGGCGCCACCTCGGTCTTCGGCGCCGCCGACCTCACCAACGTCGGCGCCGACGAGGCCGAGCGGCGGCTGCTCGTACGCCTGGGCCTGCCCACCGAACCGCTGTCCGAGCCCGTGGCGGCCGGACAGGGACCCCGGTATCCGGCCGACACCCCCGAGGTGTGGGGCGGGGTGCCGCGCCGCAACACCCGCTTCACCGGCCGCGAGGAGCTGCTCAGCAAGGCCTACCGGTCCCTCCAGGACGCCGGACCCGGCGCCGGGGTCGTCACCCTGCACGGCATGTCCGGCGTCGGCAAGACCCAGCTGGCCGCCGAATACGTCTACCGCTTCGGCTCCGAGTACGACGTCGTGTGGTGGGTGCCCGCCGACCGGCGCGCCCTCTACCGCCAGAAACTCGCCGAACTCGCCCCCGAACTGGGCCTGTCCACCGGCGCCGAGTACGGCGAACGGCTGCGCGCGGTACGCGACGCTCTGCGCCGCGGCGAACCCCACTCCCACTGGCTCCTCGTCCTCGACGGCGCCGACGAGCCCGAGCACATCTGGGACCTGGTGCCGACCGGCCCCGGACACGTCCTGATCACCTCCCGCAACCCCGAGTGGAGCGAGCACAACAGCAACCTCGTCGAGGTCCCCGTCTACGCCCGCGACGAGTCCGTCGCCTTCATCCGCCGCAGGGCCCCGCGCCTGACCCCGGCCGAGGCCGACCAGCTCGCCGACGCCCTCGAAGACCTCCCGCTGCTCCTCGACCAGACCGCCGGCTGGCTCAACGACTCCGACATGTCGGTCGAGGAGTACATCGAACTCCTGGAGGACGGCATCGACCAGGACGTCGTCAAGGTCTCCGCCGACTTCCCGCTCGCCTTCCAGACCGCCTGGTCGATACTGCTGAACAAGCTCAAGGACACCGTCCCCGAGTCCGTCGACCTGCTGCGCCTGTGCAGCTTCTTCGCGCCCGGCTCGATCCCCGTACGGCTGCTGAGGGAAATGCCCCCCGGCGAACTGCCGGAGCAGCTCTCCGGCCTGATGAACGACCCGCTGCTGTGGAACAGGGCGATCGGCCAGCTCCGCCAGTACTCCGTGGTCCGGCTGGAGTCCCACGAGTCGGTCGTCGACGAGGCCTCGTCCGGCGAATCGCTCTACATGCACCGCATGGTCCACCAGATCATCGGCAAGGACATGCCGGAACGGGACCGCCGGGAGTTCATCGAGGTGGTCCGCCGGGCCCTCGCGGCCGCCGACCCCGGCCGCCCCACCGACACCCGGCTGTGGCCCGCCTACGCCGAGATCACCCCGCACCTGAAATGGGCCGACGTGCTCAGGAGCACCGACCCGGCGGTGCAGACCCTGGTGCTCAACTGCCTGCGCTACATGTACCTCTCGGGGGAGTACCGGGCCGGCATCAAGCTGGGCGCACGTGCCATGGACGCCTGGCGGGAACTCCTCGGCGAGGACTACCCCAGGGTCTGGGACCTCAGATACCACTACGCCAACCTGCTGCGGGCCGTCGGCGACTACGCCGGTACGGAGGCCATCGAGCGGGCCGCCGTCGACCATCTGCGCGCCGAACGCGGCCCGCAGGACCTGGAACACCTGCGCGCCGCCAGCGGCCTCGCCGCCGACCTGCGGGGCCTCGGCCGGTACGACGAGGCGCTGAACATCTCCGGCTGGATCCTCGACGCCTACCGCGAACTGCTGGGCGACCAGGACTCACGCACGCTCAACGCGCAGAACAACCTGGGCACTTCGATGCGCCTGCTCGGCCGGTACGAGGAGGCGCTCGAACTCAACCGGCGCACCCTGGAGGCCAGGCGACGGCTGCTGCGCCCGCGCCACAGCTGGACGCTCTACTCCGAGATCAACTACGCCACCGACCTGCGCCTGCTCGGCCGGTACGGCGACGCCCTCTCGCTGCAGAACCAGAGTGCCCGGGTGCACCGGCTGGTGATGGGCTCCGACAACCCGCAGACCCTGCGCGCCGAGCACAACCTCGCGCTCTGCCAGTACCGCTCGGGGGAGCGCGCCAGGGCCGCGACCCTGTTCACCCGGGTGCTCGAACGGTCCGAGCGGGTGCTCGGCGAGAACGATCCGCTGACGATGATGTTCGCGGCCAGCCAGAGCTTCTTCGCCCGCGAGCACGCCGACATCGACCAGGCCAGGGACATAAGCGAAAAGGTCATCGCCGGCTATGTGGACATGCTCGGCGAGGGACACCCGTATGTGGCCGGGACCCGGGCCAACCACGCCCTGATCCTCCGTAACGTGGGCGAGCGGGAGCACGCGCACACGCTCCTGGAGGAGTCGCTCGCCGACATGACGCGGGCGGTGGGGGAGAACCACCCCTGGACGCTGGGCTGTGCGATCAACGCCTCGGCGCTGCGCAACCTGGTGGGCGACCCGGAATCCGCCGCCGCGCTGACGGACTCGGTCATCACCAGGGCGATCGAGGTCCTCGGCCGCACCCATCCGCTGACCCTCTCCGCCCGCATCGCGCACGCCGCGGACCTGCGTGGCGTCCGGGACCGGCAGCGGGCGGAGAAGATCGAGGCGGAGGCGCTGGGCGATCTGGAGGCGACCCTGGGCGCCCAGCACGTCCACACGGTCTCGGCGCGCTCCCGCAACCGTCCGTACTGGGACTTCGAACCGCAGATGATCTGACCGGGCGATCCGAAGCAGGCTGCGGCAGACAGGCCGAAGGGCCCGGCCCCGCGATCGACTCGCGGGGCCGGGCCCTTCGGCCTGCGTACAGCGACCGGTCAGGCCTCGAAGACCTCGGTGACCAGCTGTGCCTGCTCGGCCTGGTGGCGCTTGGCCGAGCCGACCGCCGGGGACGAGCCGTGCGCCCGCGAGATGCGGCGCAGACGCTCACCGTGCGGGACGTCGGCGCCGACGGCCAGGTCCAGGTGGTCGATCAGGTTCAGGGCGATGAACGGCCAGGCACC
This sequence is a window from Streptomyces sp. NBC_01217. Protein-coding genes within it:
- a CDS encoding aKG-HExxH-type peptide beta-hydroxylase; the encoded protein is MSPPLPDHMLRQLGRTEGDADTLGILVRDQDTRRLLLLRALLDAAGAAPATVVPPRALDRLRQDWALLETAECADRAAVRTVLLHPLTGPWAQRCLRGLSGTAPGPELPVDLDHLSVLAAAAAIRAGVAVTTRLTAHDGLLSLPTLGALRTASGPVGISFAEGELTVREAGGRPPLTVRAQQDGTACSADPRWLPVLALSAVLPGTGPIPLDDVDPYRTEGPGIRRQGLSAATHIDDHERKAWADSWSGIEPLLRIGGEHRLTEAAVLLRCLVPLGPPPGSGPIGEGAAHCSGTRREAFGAVLSSKPPTSAYFASTLVHELQHTKLAALSTLVRLHHHDATPRHFAPWRTDPRPFDGLLQGAYAHIALADYWQRFALGARRVTHRDLAWAEHARCREQVGAVLPVLAGSAALTREGRVLVDEMITLYHRLDDCPPPTGHLARAEAYVATAKVIWQQRNGSRRQ
- the fxsT gene encoding FxSxx-COOH system tetratricopeptide repeat protein; protein product: MPGTRRQVGATGVQTVTISFAGFNRAWAAWIADRLERRGVTVVVQRWDPPVEVPLEESLRDLTLSRGRVLVILSDWYFQLGPRSHDEWNRALREVVAADPDRFAAVSVTTSALPGATSVFGAADLTNVGADEAERRLLVRLGLPTEPLSEPVAAGQGPRYPADTPEVWGGVPRRNTRFTGREELLSKAYRSLQDAGPGAGVVTLHGMSGVGKTQLAAEYVYRFGSEYDVVWWVPADRRALYRQKLAELAPELGLSTGAEYGERLRAVRDALRRGEPHSHWLLVLDGADEPEHIWDLVPTGPGHVLITSRNPEWSEHNSNLVEVPVYARDESVAFIRRRAPRLTPAEADQLADALEDLPLLLDQTAGWLNDSDMSVEEYIELLEDGIDQDVVKVSADFPLAFQTAWSILLNKLKDTVPESVDLLRLCSFFAPGSIPVRLLREMPPGELPEQLSGLMNDPLLWNRAIGQLRQYSVVRLESHESVVDEASSGESLYMHRMVHQIIGKDMPERDRREFIEVVRRALAAADPGRPTDTRLWPAYAEITPHLKWADVLRSTDPAVQTLVLNCLRYMYLSGEYRAGIKLGARAMDAWRELLGEDYPRVWDLRYHYANLLRAVGDYAGTEAIERAAVDHLRAERGPQDLEHLRAASGLAADLRGLGRYDEALNISGWILDAYRELLGDQDSRTLNAQNNLGTSMRLLGRYEEALELNRRTLEARRRLLRPRHSWTLYSEINYATDLRLLGRYGDALSLQNQSARVHRLVMGSDNPQTLRAEHNLALCQYRSGERARAATLFTRVLERSERVLGENDPLTMMFAASQSFFAREHADIDQARDISEKVIAGYVDMLGEGHPYVAGTRANHALILRNVGEREHAHTLLEESLADMTRAVGENHPWTLGCAINASALRNLVGDPESAAALTDSVITRAIEVLGRTHPLTLSARIAHAADLRGVRDRQRAEKIEAEALGDLEATLGAQHVHTVSARSRNRPYWDFEPQMI
- a CDS encoding FxsB family cyclophane-forming radical SAM/SPASM peptide maturase; translation: MVKVHGRCNLACRYCYLYEGPDRTWRDRPAAAAPAVLDRAADRIAEHAAAHGLRDTALVLHGGEPLLAGADRLAALAGRVRALVPADCTVHATVQTNATLLTDARIATLARHGIRIGISLDGGLATHNTLRTDHAGRPSWPAASRGARLLAERHPEAYAGILTVVDPRTDPVEMYESLLALRPPGLDLLLPHGNWTNLPPGLPGAGTAPMGPGTGRPTPYGDWLTAVFDRWWRAGRRETRIRLFEECLALLLGLPAATESLGLDPVNAIVVETDGSIEQVDSLKSAYDTAAATGLDIFRHSFDDALRHPGVAARQAGADALAAACRACPLLTVCGGGHYAHRYRADNGFTNPSVYCADLERLVRHIAGRLSDATAGAHR
- the fxsA gene encoding FxSxx-COOH cyclophane-containing RiPP peptide yields the protein MSESIRNGGPGDGPPGEPSGGPDALPDLLGLDLEALRTLDHPVLSEVVADLRGRAEQPREMLWGFNSAF